DNA sequence from the Desulfobacteraceae bacterium genome:
GCAGGGCCACGGCCACCGGCCCCGCCGGCAGGCGCGGGTTGAGCTCGAAATCCAGGGCGAACCGGGTGTGGGACGGGGCGGCGAAGCGCGGCTGGGGAAGCGCCTCCGGCGGTGGTGGGGGCGGTTTTTCCTGCTCACGCACCTCCCGCTCCTCCTCTTTCAGGCGAATGACGTTAATGTTGGTCACGGGCTGCTCGAAGACCGGTACCTCGGTGGGCCGCTGCAGCAGGCGGGGCATGAGGGCGAAGAGGGCCAGGTTGAGGACCACGGCCCCGGTTGCCGCTCCGAGCCAGGCTTTCCCCGACCGGCGCCACCCGCCGGTTCCGGTTCGATAGGAACGAACAGCGGCCATCATGGCGCGGCGCCCTCCGGCAGCCGGGCGGCCAGCGACACATTGGCCGCCCCGGCCAGGCGGGCGCCGTCCATGACCTCGATGGTCGTGCCGGTGGTGCTGGACCGGTCGGCCACCACCACCACGGCCCCCTCGGGGTTCTCGGCCAGGGCGCGCTCCACGTTGGCCCGTACGGCCCGCACATCCACCTCCCGGTTGTCGAAGAAGATGCGGTCGGCGGCGTCGATGCCGATCAGGATGGTGGCCTTGGACTGGCTCACGGCCGTGGCTGCCGTGGGGCGGTTGACCTCGACGCCGGTCTCCTTGACGAAGCTGGTGGTGACCAGGAAGAAGATCAGCAGGATGAACACCATGTCGATCAGGGGCGCGATGTTGAGCTCGACGCTGCTGCGGTTGCTGCGGCGGGCGCTGCTGATGGTTTGCATGTAGGGTCCTTATAAGGCGGTAAAAAGTAAAAACCCAGACGGTTTCGACAAAAGCTCCAAGTTACGGCGCGCAAATCTCGAAGAGTGAGGCGTACTAATTTACGCCGCAGCGACTTCGAGATGCAGCGCAACGCAGAAATTGGAGTTTTTGCGGAACCGTCGAGCCTTCACAGGTGCCGGCGCAGAAACAGCCCGGCGGCCGTGATGCGCTGCTGCAGGTTGCGGGCCCGGCGGTCCAGGGAGCCCTTCATATAGAGTCCGGGAATGGCCACCAGAAGCCCGGTCTGGGTGGTGATGAGGGCCTCCGAGATGCCGCCGGCCATGGCTTTGGCATTGCCCGTGCCGAAGACGGACATGATGTCGAAAGTGGCGATCATGCCGGTCACCGTGCCCAGCAGCCCCAGCAGGGGCGCCACCGCGGCCAGGACGCCGATCACCTGGAGATGGTCGGTGAGCGAGCGGTTGATCCGCTGCACGGTTTCCTCCAGGATGAAGCGGTCCAGGACCCGCTCGCCGCTGCGGGCCTGCAGGAAGTGCGTCACCAGTAGGGCGATGGCCCCGCTGTAGCGCCTTCGGTCGGGCAGGCGGCCCTGCTGCACGTGCTCCCGCGCCGTGCGGAAGGGCATGTTGCGGCGGGACAGGCGACGGAAAAAAAAGGCCCGCTTGAAGATCAACAGCCACATGACCAGGCTGACCATTACCAGGGGCGGCATCACCGCCCCCCCGGCCTGCAGGTAGTCCATCGTCTGGTGGTAGAGGACCTGTAAAAACTCAGCCATCGCCGTTGCGGCTCTTGTGGACGCTGTTGACCAGGGCCAGGGCTTTCTCCTCCATCTGGCCGATGCGCTTGTCCACGGCCCGGTTCAGGAGGGTATGGGCCAGCATGATGGGAATGGCCACGGACAGCCCCAGCATGGTGGTGACCAAAGCCTCCGAGATGCCGCCCGACATCATGCGCGGGTCCCCGGTTCCGAAATGGGTGATCACGTGGAAGGTGGCGATCATGCCGGTGACCGTGCCCAGAAGCCCCAGCAGGGGGGCGATGGCGGCCAGCATGCCCAGGGTCGACAGGAAGCGCTCCAGGGGCGGCACCTCCCGCAGGATGGCCTCCTGCAGGGCGTTTTCCATTTCTTCCCGGGGCAGGTGGCAGCACTCCAGGCCCGTGGCCAGCACCCGCGCCACGGGCTTGCCCCCCAGCGCCCGGCAGGCCGCCCGGCAGTCCGCCCAACGCCCGTCGCCGACCATGGCGGCAAGGCGCTGCATCAGCTTTTCGGCATCGCAGTTTTTGCGCAGCAGGAAAACCAGCCGCTCGATCACGATCATGACGCCTACGGCCAGGATGACCAGAATCGGCCAGACGATGGGGCCGCCCTTGGGCACCTGCTCCCAGAGGCTCAGCTCGTGGGTCAGCTGCCGCAGGGCCGCGCCGCGGGAGATATCCAGGTATACCGCTTCGGTCTCGCCCGTCATGTAGCGCGCGATCTGCCTCCGGATGCGCGGCGCCGGGAGCCGGGAGAGGGCATGGAGTTTCTGGCCGGCTTCGGCGTAAGTTAGAAATCCGATTTCGTCTCCCAGGCGGTAGGCGGCGGTAAAGCAGCCCAGGGTCAGGATATCGCCCTCGGTTGCCCGGCCGCTCCGGTCCACCATCGTTACCCGGCCCAGGGCGACCTCACCCGTGCGCTGGATGTAGCTTTCCAGGGCGGCCACCAGCCGGCGGACGTCCGCCATCCCCGGAAAACGGGCCTGCTCGGCAATGGCCTGGAGAAAGGCCAGGTCCGGGCGATCCAGGGCGCTTTGCAGGTTTTCGCGCCAGAGGGCGGTGGTGTCCTTGGCCGCCACGCGGATCAGCCCCACCAGCTCGCGAATGACGCCGTCCGTTTCGGCCAGCTGCGCTGAGAGGGCCGCTTCCTCCTCTTCCAGGGACTGGACCGCGACCGTCAGTTCCTCTACGGCCGTCTGCCGCCGGGTGTTTTGCGCCTCCAAGGACGCGATGGCCTTGTTCAGCGCGGCCCGGTCCTCGGTGATGCGCGCCCGCGTGGCAGCGGCCTCGGCTTCGGCCGCGCGTTTTTCGGCGGCCGCTTGCTGCATCAGGGCCTCCCGGGTCTGACGGGCTTCCGTTTCGCGCGCGCGCATGTCCTGGCCGTGCGCCGGCCCGGCAGCAACCAGAACCGCCACGCCGATCATCACCACCCTCCAAAGACGCGCTTTCATGGGGTCGCCATCCTTCCCAGGGGCAGGTTCAGAAGCTCCACCGGCTGGCGCTTGGCCCCGATGTCGATGGCCATCCGCAGGGTGCGGTCAAAGGAGGACGGCAGCGGGGTCCAGGCCCTGGCCGCCACGTCGAACATGCCGCTGTGGCGCTGGTCCAGGGTCTGGTAGAACAGGCCGAGTCGTCCCAGCCGAAAGATCGTGGCCAGGAGGGGCTGCCCCTCCACCGTGATCGTGTCCTGATAGACCTCGATGGTGCGTCCGTATTCGGCCTCCACCATGAGGGCTTCCACGGTTTTGCGGAACTTTTCGCTGACCGTCACCCCCGGGTCGCCCAGGAGGTTGCCCAGGCGGTCCACCCGCAGTCGGCGCTCGCGGGTCAGAAACGGCCGGTCCGCATCGATGCGGGCGCGGAGCGCGGCCAGAACCTCTTCCAGGTAAGGGGCGATCTGGCCTGCGATCTCCTCGCTGGCGGCCAGCTGGCGCGTTTTAGCCTCAATCCGTTGCCGGCGTGCCGCCTGATCCTCCTGCAAGCGCAGCTGCTCTTGTTCCAGCCGCGCCTGCTCCTGCTCCAGCGAGGCAAGCAGCGCCATGCTTTCGTCGCGTTCCTGGCGCCATGTCTCCTCGGCTTTCTGGGTGGCCTGACGGGTGTCGATGGCCTGCTGGACCGGCTTTTCGATCTTTTCCTGGACGGCGTTCCCCGCCGCCCACAGCAGTGCCGGCGCCAGAACTGATCCCAGCACGAGCGCCGGCAGGATGGGTTTCCACAATCTCAACGGTCACCTCCTCGAATCCAGTAGTGTCCCGCCGACCTTCCCGGACCAAACAAAAAGGCCAAGAGGTCAGCGGCGGGGGTTTTTCCCCCCACGGAGACCTTCTTGGCCTGGATGGGTTTCAGGGGCTGCGGTTGCGGCGAACCCTTTTGGGTGTCGCCCAGCCCGGTTGATTGGCGCTCAGGAGGCCGGTTTCAGGCCCCCCCGGATGCGCGATGCAAGCTCCATTGTTTTAAGTGTACCTTCCTGGTACGTCTTCTACCTGAAGGAGACACCGATATTGCAGTCATTGGAAAATGTCAAGGGATTTTGAACAGGTAAACAGGGCAACCGCATCCAACTTTTCCTGAAAGGTGCCATTGTCCCCATTGATGCCATGGGCGCATCGAAATCCGGCGCGACGGCCATTTCGGTATGGATTTGAGGCAAAATCTGGTAGAATCCCAAACCGACCGCGGACGTGATAAAACTGCCCATCAGGGCCGCCCTGGCGATGGTATGGACGGAGAGGCCGACAATCGCCACCAAGAAGGGCGCCGCGATGGACCCGCTGGCGATGCCGTAAACCCCGCCCATGGATGTGAAAAAGGAAATCACGCATGCAACGCCAAAGGCCACGAACGGGTTGACCACGATGCCGGATACCGGGAAAAACATGGTTCGTCGAATCCCCCCGTAATGGTGGATGGGGATGAAGCACCAGGCGAAAATGTAACATTTTTGATTATAATTGGAGAGCAATGAAAATGAAAATTTGCGATCTGTGTGAGGCGCAATCGATGAAAGCGCGCAATGGAAGGCCGCATGAGTTTTTGATAAAGGTCGATGAGCCCCGCATTTT
Encoded proteins:
- a CDS encoding MotA/TolQ/ExbB proton channel family protein, which produces MAEFLQVLYHQTMDYLQAGGAVMPPLVMVSLVMWLLIFKRAFFFRRLSRRNMPFRTAREHVQQGRLPDRRRYSGAIALLVTHFLQARSGERVLDRFILEETVQRINRSLTDHLQVIGVLAAVAPLLGLLGTVTGMIATFDIMSVFGTGNAKAMAGGISEALITTQTGLLVAIPGLYMKGSLDRRARNLQQRITAAGLFLRRHL
- a CDS encoding energy transducer TonB codes for the protein MMAAVRSYRTGTGGWRRSGKAWLGAATGAVVLNLALFALMPRLLQRPTEVPVFEQPVTNINVIRLKEEEREVREQEKPPPPPPEALPQPRFAAPSHTRFALDFELNPRLPAGPVAVALPAVTPVVPDMAGLSELFAAGDLDAPLTVISRIPPVYPLHAKHRGVKGWVRVRFVVREDGRVTDITIQESQPAGVFDASVVRSVAGWRFKPGTVAGTPVKAWAETTIRFELE
- a CDS encoding DUF3450 domain-containing protein, which encodes MRLWKPILPALVLGSVLAPALLWAAGNAVQEKIEKPVQQAIDTRQATQKAEETWRQERDESMALLASLEQEQARLEQEQLRLQEDQAARRQRIEAKTRQLAASEEIAGQIAPYLEEVLAALRARIDADRPFLTRERRLRVDRLGNLLGDPGVTVSEKFRKTVEALMVEAEYGRTIEVYQDTITVEGQPLLATIFRLGRLGLFYQTLDQRHSGMFDVAARAWTPLPSSFDRTLRMAIDIGAKRQPVELLNLPLGRMATP
- a CDS encoding MotA/TolQ/ExbB proton channel family protein, whose product is MKARLWRVVMIGVAVLVAAGPAHGQDMRARETEARQTREALMQQAAAEKRAAEAEAAATRARITEDRAALNKAIASLEAQNTRRQTAVEELTVAVQSLEEEEAALSAQLAETDGVIRELVGLIRVAAKDTTALWRENLQSALDRPDLAFLQAIAEQARFPGMADVRRLVAALESYIQRTGEVALGRVTMVDRSGRATEGDILTLGCFTAAYRLGDEIGFLTYAEAGQKLHALSRLPAPRIRRQIARYMTGETEAVYLDISRGAALRQLTHELSLWEQVPKGGPIVWPILVILAVGVMIVIERLVFLLRKNCDAEKLMQRLAAMVGDGRWADCRAACRALGGKPVARVLATGLECCHLPREEMENALQEAILREVPPLERFLSTLGMLAAIAPLLGLLGTVTGMIATFHVITHFGTGDPRMMSGGISEALVTTMLGLSVAIPIMLAHTLLNRAVDKRIGQMEEKALALVNSVHKSRNGDG
- a CDS encoding biopolymer transporter ExbD, with amino-acid sequence MQTISSARRSNRSSVELNIAPLIDMVFILLIFFLVTTSFVKETGVEVNRPTAATAVSQSKATILIGIDAADRIFFDNREVDVRAVRANVERALAENPEGAVVVVADRSSTTGTTIEVMDGARLAGAANVSLAARLPEGAAP